In Planctomycetota bacterium, the genomic stretch CGCGAACGAGCTGTTTGTGGGTTTCTTGGGCCTCTTTGGCAGCGAACGGCTCTCGGCGCGTGAGGCGAAGAGCCAGTGGGACGCCCGCGTGACGACGGTGGGCGGCGTGTGGGACAGGTTTCTGGACGGCGGCTTCCGCCTCGGGGGCGCGGCCGCGGCCTCGGGGTTCGAGGACTCTTCGCGGCAGTTCGGGCCGGGCGAGTTCGCGCGCACCCACGTGTGGAGCCGGGGGCGCGAGGCGGCCGATGTCCTGGAGGGCTTGCGCCGCGGCTGCGTGTGGGCCGACGAGGGCGGCATCGTGCGCGGGCTGGACTTCGCAGTGGCGGCTCCCACGCTCGAGCGCCCCGCGCGCATGGGCGAAGTGGCCCGTGTGGCCCCCGGCGACCTGGTGCGGGTGGAGCTGGCGCTGGACGTGCCGCCGACGGATTTCGCCGGGCGCCCCAACGTGCTGGAGATGGTCGAACTGATCTCGAACTTCGGCGGCGAGCCGGCGGTCGTGGCCAGCTTCCGGGGCGTTCGCGGGGCGCGACGGATCGAGCATCTCCTCCCGCCGGCCGAGGATCGGAACGGGGGGCTGGGCTTCTACGCCCGCGCCCGCGGCTGGCGGCATCTCGAGGACGGCTCGCGTCTGTGCTTCTACACCAACCCTGTCCACGTCCTGGTCCGCGCGGGCCTGGCGCCGCCGCGGCTGCCGGGCGAGGCGCCCGTGCGGGTGGCATCGCCGTCGCGGCCCGTCAAGCCCGAGCCGCCGAAGCCCACAACTGCCACGCCCGCCGCGCCGGCGAAAGGCGACACAGGCGCCGACCTCGAGCGCATCGGCCTCGGCAGCAGCGTCAAGGCCATCCACGTCGAGACCTTCAAGCAGCCCTCACGCCAGTGGCGCGGCATCCCCGTGAGCATCATCGGCGACCGCGGCCCCGTGTTGGGGGACGAGGACTTGCGCATCGAGTTCCTCAGCCGCACGCCGCTGGGCGAGGGCACGCGCCTGTTCTTCCGATGCTACGCCACGGCGTGCAGCCGGCTGACACTGGTCGCGCGCCGCGCCGACAACCCGGTCCCATGCCAGGCCACCCGCGAGCTGCCGGAGAAGCAGTGGGCGCAGTTCGACCTGTCGCTCGCGGGCGATTTCCTGCCCGTGCGCGGCGAGTCGGGCGGCCTTCGTCCGCCCGCGGAGGTCCAGGCGATCGAATGGATCGGCGCGCGCCAAGGGCCTCTCTCGCGTTTCTACATCACCGATGTCGTCGTGTACGACCCCACGGCGTCAAGCCGCCAGGCGGCGGCCGGCCGCGAGGCGAAGGCGCTGCTCGATGCCTTGCGCGAGACCACGCGGCGTCGGGGGGTGCCGCCTTCGGCGCGCTCGCGCGCCCGCGACGCGGAGACGCGCCTGGAGGCCTGGCAGGCGCGGCTCGCCGCCGGGGCGGCGCCGCTGGCTGCCGAGGAACTCCAGGCCGCCGAGCGCGACCTGGCCACGCTCGCCGAAGAGTGCCGCCGCCTCGCCTGGCAGGCCGCCGCCGGGCCCACCTTCGGCGTCCCCGACCCGCGATTCATCGTCACCGCGCTCGCCCCCACGCAGCGCGCCTCGGCGCGCCATCCCGCCCTGCGGCTGGCCCCCTCGCTCGCCGGCTCCTGGGAGTTTGCCGCCGCCGGCGGCGAGGCCGAGAGCGTGCAGATCGCCGTCGCGGCGCTCTGGGACAAGCTGGAGGCTGTCCGCGTGGAGGCCCCCGCGCTGGTGCCCGAGGAGGGCGGCGGCCCCGGGGTGCCCGTGTCGGTGGAGCTGGTGGACGAGGTGGAGGTGAGGCCGCGCCCCACACTCACGCCCGAGCAGGCCGGCTGGCAGCCCGATCCGCTGCGGCCCTTCGAGCCGTTCGACCTCGAGCCCGGCGGCCTCCGCTGCGTGCTGCTCACCGCGGAGGTGCCGCGCGACCTGTCGCCCGGGTACTACGCGGGCCACGTGGCCATCCGGCCGCAGGGCCTGGAGCCGTTGCAGGTGAGCCTGCGGCTGCGCGTCTGGGGCGTCGCCCTCGAGGGCCGGCCGCTGGCCGTGCTGGCCCCGCTGGACGCACGCGCCATCTGCCAGCGCGGCGGCTTCGGCCCCACCGTGCCGGCCGCCAGCCGCCGCGCCTTCTACGCCTTCCTTCTTCGCTACGGCCTGTGCCCCATTCCGCTGCTCGGCGGCGATGAGGCAACCGATCTGGACGAGGTGGGCTTTCTCCTCGACACCTCTCCATTCGAAGAGCTGGTGGTGTTGAGCGAGGCAGCGTCGGTGAGCCCCGGCGCCCGCGACGCCGGGGTGGAGCGCGCGGCGCGCCTCGCCGGCCGGATGCTGGAGCAGGGCCGCGGCCGCCGCGGGGCGCTCTTGCTGCCGCTCGCCGCGCGCGACGACGGCGAGCTGGCGCGCCTGGTGGGCTTCGCCCGCGCGCTGGCCGCCGAGCACCCGGAGCTCCTGCTGGTCGCGGGGGGCGACGGCGAGCCGCCCGGCGACCTGGTGACTCACGTGTGGCGGCGGCCCCTGGGCGCGGACCCGCCCCGCCGGCCCCACGACGACGACGTGGACGTGCGCCT encodes the following:
- a CDS encoding DUF4091 domain-containing protein: MPMPEVHFAVGMGAGALLGLPMAAARRRWLVWLPLAMSLCGGLALVPDALARAGHLTHGLEGLAASHRAHPPWSNAFFLHGWLDTQPALYTRAASRVAFQAVVLMYLAAAGGYAAYIRWGLPRQPEAEEALARVRRAAAGYRPLAPLVGLAPLLLAGAATAWLVASLKPVRGPGAGAEPVEARLWAQLVARRMGIAVGQRLGVVHATWDREGQWLSGDLGARSPAVAEVVARAKASGCGFVAVLADALAAGALAEARAKNPDLAIFAGRMWDAPSSRGAVPALVIVPPRPDESAVLASFAAQFGPGSGASSEAALQWLKAHGSAGNVAPVVLACPTEVGGSAWPTLFSWRRANELFVGFLGLFGSERLSAREAKSQWDARVTTVGGVWDRFLDGGFRLGGAAAASGFEDSSRQFGPGEFARTHVWSRGREAADVLEGLRRGCVWADEGGIVRGLDFAVAAPTLERPARMGEVARVAPGDLVRVELALDVPPTDFAGRPNVLEMVELISNFGGEPAVVASFRGVRGARRIEHLLPPAEDRNGGLGFYARARGWRHLEDGSRLCFYTNPVHVLVRAGLAPPRLPGEAPVRVASPSRPVKPEPPKPTTATPAAPAKGDTGADLERIGLGSSVKAIHVETFKQPSRQWRGIPVSIIGDRGPVLGDEDLRIEFLSRTPLGEGTRLFFRCYATACSRLTLVARRADNPVPCQATRELPEKQWAQFDLSLAGDFLPVRGESGGLRPPAEVQAIEWIGARQGPLSRFYITDVVVYDPTASSRQAAAGREAKALLDALRETTRRRGVPPSARSRARDAETRLEAWQARLAAGAAPLAAEELQAAERDLATLAEECRRLAWQAAAGPTFGVPDPRFIVTALAPTQRASARHPALRLAPSLAGSWEFAAAGGEAESVQIAVAALWDKLEAVRVEAPALVPEEGGGPGVPVSVELVDEVEVRPRPTLTPEQAGWQPDPLRPFEPFDLEPGGLRCVLLTAEVPRDLSPGYYAGHVAIRPQGLEPLQVSLRLRVWGVALEGRPLAVLAPLDARAICQRGGFGPTVPAASRRAFYAFLLRYGLCPIPLLGGDEATDLDEVGFLLDTSPFEELVVLSEAASVSPGARDAGVERAARLAGRMLEQGRGRRGALLLPLAARDDGELARLVGFARALAAEHPELLLVAGGDGEPPGDLVTHVWRRPLGADPPRRPHDDDVDVRLSRTARREGWELVAASPESALPSLLLSSPLAHARLLPWLAWQHGIRALVLRGVARWQGEVGESLGDGVLLYPPAPAAAGADVAAAPRGSLRLVALRDGIEDYTCLRLLWDRARQLRERNAQGQAAVLAAAERLLAEVPASIGTFATPCRDVATLLALRARAARELERVEAAWWAEVDAARDLPAPPAQLTAQPAGGQIDLVWTPSPDAKATAYHVFRGRDPKGEFVRLTARPLEGLRYADRSVADGVPYHYFVRACRGDAVVGPRSALATAAARPAPRVVWLPTAPPGQGAGGPYRVAVRLEGPGTDGLLPLVRPQIDYAVGAAQPDGFEDMTRQEDGSWIYDVPDPGWPRLAGARLRILVRVTDRANQVAAPPVERVELIRGAPAP